In Methanolacinia paynteri, the DNA window AATTACCTCGTTCTGGTTGTATTCTGCACCGCAGTTTATACAGACAAGACGAAACATGATTAAAAGTTTCTGTCCCCTGAGATGTTATATGTAGTGGACATCAGCCCCGGCAAGGGCAGGAATACGAATCAGCTCCACTTCGCCCCGGTCATTTTGAGGATGATCGCCCAGGCAAAGATGAGAACGATCAAAGGGGCTGCAAAAGGCATTTGAGGTGGGAAAGTGGCTGTGAAGTCTTTGACATATACAGCAGCGAAACCGATTCCGAGGACTGCCGTTATCAGGAGGTTTCTCTTCCCTCTTGAAAGCAGGGTCCCGCCGACTTTTTTATCCGAAAAAGGGAAGAACCAGTAGACACCGCTCTTAGAACACGAATCTTCGACGAGGTGCATGAACGCACCGAAGAACATCCCTGCACCGAACAAAAGTGCATATTGCGAATAATCCGGTGCCGACAGCAGGTACAGGATAATCAGGAGCATCGCCGTAAGTATTGCAGACATGAAGAATGTCCCGAAGAGGGAGTGCAGAAGCCCCCTGTGCTTCGGCTTCACCTTCCCGAGAGTTATTATCCATAACAGCGCCGAGAGAGGGAAATAGATCAGGTAGCGTATAAGATATCCGAAGAACGGGAGGATGAGAACGGTATGCCGACGGACCACCCTTACCGTGCCGTTTCCCCCGGGTATCCCGTGCATGATCGAAGAGTCGGCGGAGTCGGCGTCCGGTGCAAGCGACCCGACGAATGCCGCAACGAGGAACACGATTATAAATGGAATATTTTCGATGGAGACTACGGGGGACAGCAGGATTCCTGCCGATAGGAGCGTGTAGAATACGTGTTTTTCCCCCTTCATCCTTTATGATCTCTAAGAGTTCTGCATCCAGGACTTGTAAAGATCATCTCTGCGGTCCGAAAGTGTATCGGGGCCGGGTAATTTTTCCGAATTTATGGGATCTATATCCGCGTAGAGAAGGCCTTCCTCCTTCACCGGGCCTGCTGCAATAATATCTCCGGAAGGGGATACAACCATCGAACCACCGCAGTACTCGTCCACCGGGGTTCTGCCGGTCGTATTGATGCCCGCCAGATAGTACCTGTTCTCGACAGCTCTTGTCCGGAGGAAGAGGTCCCAGTGTGAGAGTCTGATGCAAGGCCACGCCGCGGGCACAAGTATGCATTCGGCGCCGAGATTCCTGTACCTGAGGAAGAGTTCCGGGAACCTCAGGTCATAGCATATCGCGATACCGAACCGGATACCCTTGTATTCAAACACCGACGGTGAAGAGCCCGAATTATAGCATTTGTCCTCGCCTGCCGGGGAGAAGAGATGTATCTTTGAATATTTCGAAAGAACCTTACCGTGTTCGTCGAAGAAAACCGCCGTATTCCGAAAGCCGTCACTGTTCCTCTCCCTGAAACTCCCGAGAACACCTATACCGGATTCCGCCGCGATATCACTGTATGCACCTGATACGGGGCCGCCTTCATCTTCGGCAAATGACGATGAAGCAGGGTCCCAGCCGGTCGCAAACTGTTCGGGAAAACAAATTATCGCCGCACCCTCGCGGGATGCACGTTCAGCAAAAACAGATGCCTTTTTCAGGCTTGATTCCGGGTTTTCCCACGCGGATTCGGCCTGTGCCAGGCAGAGCCTGAGAGCCGTCCTATTCACCCGACTCTTCCTGCTCTTCTTTGATCTTTGAAGTTCCGTACATTATGATTACGATCCCGACAACGATAAGGACGGAGATTATTGCCAAAATAATATTGAAATATTCATAGCTGTATCCCATAATCATCGCCGCGATTATTATTCCGCCGACGGCTAAGCTTACGGCTGAAAGAATGGCGCCTTTATATATAATACTCTCATTCATTACCAATTTCCATTAGGTTTCATACATAATATAAAGCAATCGCTGATTGTTATAAAAGGAAAAAGAATTGCCGGAGAGGGTAAATCAAGGCTGTTTTTTTCCTTCCCTGACCCCGATCTCAAAGGCTTTTGAATTTATTTCAACTGTTTTGGGCGGAACCAGTTTTTTGACCACCTCAAGAAGCGACCCGGGTTTTACAGGGAGAGGGTGCGATGCGGCACCAAGCATGACTATATTTTGCGAGAGCATATTCCCGGCTTCAAGCGCGGCCGAAACGGCGTCGATTATGTAGCATTCTGTCCCGGAAAGCATCTCTTCAAGCGATTCACGGGAAGGAACTTCAAGGCCCTGCTGGAATGTCGATGTGGGAACCACGATGTCTTTACCCGAGACTATGACCCCTCCTTTCTTCAGGAAATGGCTGTACCTCACCGCCTCAAGCAGATCGAATGAGATTATCAGGTCTGCC includes these proteins:
- a CDS encoding indolepyruvate oxidoreductase subunit beta, translated to MTGSYDLLIVGVGGQGTILASNIIGEACLSEGRTVRSAETHGMSQRGGSVETHIRIDGKYGPLISPGTADLIISFDLLEAVRYSHFLKKGGVIVSGKDIVVPTSTFQQGLEVPSRESLEEMLSGTECYIIDAVSAALEAGNMLSQNIVMLGAASHPLPVKPGSLLEVVKKLVPPKTVEINSKAFEIGVREGKKQP
- a CDS encoding nitrilase-related carbon-nitrogen hydrolase, encoding MNRTALRLCLAQAESAWENPESSLKKASVFAERASREGAAIICFPEQFATGWDPASSSFAEDEGGPVSGAYSDIAAESGIGVLGSFRERNSDGFRNTAVFFDEHGKVLSKYSKIHLFSPAGEDKCYNSGSSPSVFEYKGIRFGIAICYDLRFPELFLRYRNLGAECILVPAAWPCIRLSHWDLFLRTRAVENRYYLAGINTTGRTPVDEYCGGSMVVSPSGDIIAAGPVKEEGLLYADIDPINSEKLPGPDTLSDRRDDLYKSWMQNS
- a CDS encoding metal-dependent hydrolase, which encodes MKGEKHVFYTLLSAGILLSPVVSIENIPFIIVFLVAAFVGSLAPDADSADSSIMHGIPGGNGTVRVVRRHTVLILPFFGYLIRYLIYFPLSALLWIITLGKVKPKHRGLLHSLFGTFFMSAILTAMLLIILYLLSAPDYSQYALLFGAGMFFGAFMHLVEDSCSKSGVYWFFPFSDKKVGGTLLSRGKRNLLITAVLGIGFAAVYVKDFTATFPPQMPFAAPLIVLIFAWAIILKMTGAKWS